A portion of the Cryptomeria japonica chromosome 5, Sugi_1.0, whole genome shotgun sequence genome contains these proteins:
- the LOC131029538 gene encoding E3 ubiquitin-protein ligase UPL5 has product METVPLLNGERSVQASQLDRIEDRVVDRGGGFMLSARSVISLQPRIVSSKRKLEDLEVDSSDLVGVRPRWEVGHDCWQERRQTMVLGDQFGNCEIESRTMEVNCACVMNCVVEESNFDNSVLQGSCEAEVAIHSDSLDVGNEIMMMEADFSEVEYLRTASTDVHKISSSTTKDDTMELLTDEEEGEILMECSTQGNQSIDYTFDYPTSASSTSIDKIEDSMQTVSDVLENVSQLVDNEEHKEQCADTREFEYDGKYIDMPVKEKENDEDMENSLSKCLTETLEVSNAGHTEGLYAGTSSCSSSQGCFDLNESTNNGSSVKEMDSDVSSSELKLQFFVRTILDGRTIVLHASLSDTVDSIHRMIQSRTGLPSYEQRLIYCGKQLQQDQTLADYNVTKDAMLHLVGRMRSTALPLSWRLVNDLVSIIWLLCGKNDKPNVLQDMVRDRVKDFLKMAAKPVPPSDHMQVFQLAGATQALVMLLLSPLESNSKCAEECIKLFTSSSDEYLPNRIHCYCAPILLDFCKLLANKAPNNGLYPICRSSLAALLDTIGAAHGSPYFNEARASTIVQEFSPFVNELSNRLSSSLRWTKNAFALQDIAVNNLVPLKEGQDFTAFVIPLCKAMESCKGSEGHMPSYGFHMREKKKGIRKDLSQKLVITASYSVNLKEEIGSHRWLQAVFRTLLLEIDSCLEAVEDVLVAPGTSTVEDHPFGWTPFLVVLKGLHAIAKLYDEAMEEMLSILKSRHTALNILVRQSRWNDDHFWLLDYGFLLDFESKKRLVMAMLPEPQDDHDERQEVVVHRSQLLTDSFESLAYVEPEILQGGISVEFLTEEATGPGVLREWFCLICREIFNPQNALFLSCPNDRRRFFPNPASGVNPGHLTYFKFCGRVIALALMHRVQIDVVLARAFFRQLAGESVCWEDIRDADPELYMSCKKILELDPEIFDSGALELTFVTEVEELGSRKIVELCPGGKDKAVSSINRHQYVDLLIQRRFVTSVTEQVNCFAQGFQDLLVNSTYQQFLRALEPEDVDLMLYGYDRDICLNDWKAHTEYHEYNEDDDTMTWFWQVVEDMKMEERRKLLFFSTSLAHLPAEGFSGLSSKFHIHRAYTDLSWLPTAHTCFYQLVIPPYSCFKMMYDRLHAITEGDIAEGFGFP; this is encoded by the exons ATGGAAACCGTTCCCTTGCTCAATGGGGAACGGTCTGTTCAGGCTTCTCAATTGGATAGGATAGAAGATAGGGTAGTTGACAGGGGGGGTGGATTCATGCTGTCAGCACGGTCAGTCATATCTTTGCAGCCTCGAATTGTGTCAAGTAAACGGAAGCTTGAGGATCTGGAGGTAGATTCTTCTGATTTGGTAGGGGTAAGACCGAGGTGGGAAGTTGGACATGATTGTTGGCAAGAGAGGAGACAGACAATGGTTCTTGGTGATCAGTTTGGAAATTGTGAAATTGAGAGTCGGACAATGGAGGTGAATTGTGCATGTGTAATGAATTGTGTTGTGGAGGAGTCTAATTTTGATAACTCTGTTCTGCAGGGGTCATGTGAGGCAGAGGTTGCAATTCACTCGGACAGTCTTGATGTAGGAAATGAAATTATGATGATGGAAGCTGATTTTTCTGAAGTTGAATATCTGCGAACAGCATCTACTGATGTGCACAAAATTTCATCGTCCACAACCAAAGATGACACTATGGAGTTGTTGACTGATGAGGAAGAGGGAGAAATTCTCATGGAATGCTCTACTCAGGGCAATCAATCCATTGATTATACTTTTGATTATCCAACATCTGCTAGCTCCACATCAATTGACAAGATAGAGGATTCAATGCAAACAGTATCAGATGTCCTGGAGAATgtctcacaactagttgataatgaagagcataaagagcAATGTGCAGACACAAGGGAATTTGAATATGATGGAAAGTATATTGATATGCCTGTCAAGGAGAaagagaatgatgaagatatggaaAATTCATTGAGCAAATGCTTAACTGAGACCCTAGAGGTTTCTAATGCTGGTCATACAGAAGGTCTCTATGCTGgaacttcaagttgctcaagttcccAAGGTTGTTTTGATTTAAATGAGTCCACAAACAATGGTTCTTCAGTAAAAGagatggatagtgatgttagttcCTCTGAATTAAAGTTACAGTTCTTTGTTAGGACCATTCTAGATGGACGAACCATAGTCCTTCATGCCAGCTTGAGTGATACAGTTGATTCTATTCACAGGATGATCCAGTCGAGAACTGGGTTACCCTCATATGAACAGCGGCTTATATACTGTGGAAAGCAACTGCAGCAGGACCAGACTTTGGCAGACTATAATGTCACCAAAGATGCAATGCTTCATTTGGTTGGTCGCATGAGAAGCACAGCACTACCACTTTCATGGCGGCTTGTTAATGATTTAGTGAGCATTATTTGGTTGTTGTGTGGCAAAAATGATAAACCAAATGTGCTACAGGATATGGTCCGGGACAGAGTAAAAGATTTTTTGAAAATGGCTGCAAAGCCAGTACCTCCGTCAGATCATATGCAGGTCTTTCAGCTTGCAGGAGCGACCCAAGCTTTGGTAATGTTACTGCTCTCCCCCCTAGAGAGCAATTCTAAGTGTGCAGAAGAATGTATTAAGCTTTTTACTTCATCAAGTGATGAGTATTTGCCGAATCGCATTCACTGCTACTGTGCTCCTATTCTTTTGGATTTTTGCAAGTTGCTAGCCAATAAAGCTCCCAATAATGGTTTATACCCCATATGCCGTAGCTCTCTAGCCGCTCTGCTTGACACAATTGGTGCTGCCCATGGAAGCCCTTATTTTAATGAAGCAAGGGCGTCAACTATTGTACAAGAATTTTCTCCTTTTGTGAATGAGCTGTCAAATAGGCTGTCATCAAGTTTGCGCTGGACTAAAAATGCCTTTGCTCTTCAAGATATTGCTGTAAATAATTTGGTACCTCTCAAAGAAGGACAGGATTTCACAGCTTTTGTAATACCTCTCTGTAAAGCCATGGAATCTTGCAAAGGAAGCGAAGGTCACATGCCATCATATGGTTTTCATATGAGAGAGAAAAAAAAAGGTATTCGAAAAGATCTATCTCAGAAACTGGTCATCACTGCTAGCTATTCTGTCAACTTGAAGGAGGAGATTGGATCCCACAGATGGCTTCAAGCAGTTTTCAGGACCCTGCTTCTTGAAATTGACAGTTGCCTTGAAGCTGTTGAAGATGTTCTTGTTGCACCTGGGACATCAACAGTTGAGGATCACCCATTTGGCTGGACTCCATTTCTAGTGGTTTTAAAAGGCTTGCATGCTATTGCCAAACTTTATGATGAGGCCATGGAGGAAATGTTATCTATCCTAAAATCACGCCATACAGCTTTAAATATTCTTGTAAGACAATCACGGTGGAATGATGATCACTTTTGGCTACTTGACTATGGGTTTCTTCTTGATTTTGAGTCTAAGAAGCGGCTTGTGATGGCAATGCTCCCAGAACCACAGGATGACCATGATGAACGCCAGGAAGTTGTTGTCCACAGATCTCAGCTGCTCACAGATTCGTTTGAATCGTTGGCATATGTGGAACCGGAGATTTTACAGGGAGGGATTTCTGTGGAGTTTCTTACTGAGGAAGCAACTGGTCCAGGTGTCTTGCGGGAATGGTTTTGTTTGATATGCCGTGAAATCTTTAATCCTCAGAATGCACTTTTTCTGTCATGCCCAAATGATCGCCGAAGATTTTTTCCTAATCCAG CATCTGGGGTGAACCCTGGGCATCTTACCTATTTCAAGTTTTGTGGTCGAGTCATTGCTTTAGCTCTAATGCACAGGGTCCAAATTGATGTTGTTTTAGCTCGCGCATTCTTCAGGCAGCTGGCAGGAGAATCAGTCTGTTGGGAAGATATCCGTGATGCAGATCCTGAGCTATACATGAGTTGCAAGAAAATTTTGGAGTTGGATCCAGAGATATTTGATTCAGGTGCTCTGGAGCTCACCTTTGTAACCGAAGTTGAAGAACTAGGCTCCCGGAAGATAGTGGAGCTTTGTCCAGGTGGAAAGGATAAGGCTGTGAGCAGCATAAATAGACATCAGTATGTGGATCTGCTTATTCAGCGGCGTTTTGTAACATCTGTGACAGAGCAAGTTAATTGCTTTGCACAGGGCTTCCAGGATCTGCTTGTTAATTCCACATATCAACAGTTCCTGCGAGCATTAGAGCCTGAAGACGTGGATCTCATGCTGTATGGATATGACAGAGACATTTGCTTGAATGATTGGAAGGCACACACAGAGTATCATGAGTACAATGAAGATGATGATACCATGACTTGGTTTTGGCAG